A genomic stretch from Leptotrichia sp. HSP-536 includes:
- a CDS encoding phospholipase D-like domain-containing protein, which yields MNKKIIFSFAFLLLGTFSCTSLSKGLSSKSEIYNADNVDFYYDLTYKKNGETHYERQIWEQAYDILDKAQDFFLMDIFVFNDFVGKGVKEKLEPLPIAEEFAQKILEKREKDPNVEIYLILDESNTFYGAFDNKTHKKLEKAGVKIGYVDLTKLRDPALVYSVPWRLFIQPFGNPKNRGKTKNPFYEGTDKITIRSLLRALNAKANHRKLIMNENTAMLTSANPHAEGSKHSNVAFKFSSPVIKEIYEQEKPVAKITKKDGSLKRKLPEKDFSKIPFSENDKLKLQYFTNGATAKDISEELKNAQFGEKVIIAQFFLSDRGIINDIRKAARRGVKFEIILNNSTAGLPNKAAAGELMKYARKHNYDINVKFYNKGEEMYHVKMLSILKNDYLITYGGSTNFTRRNMRNFNLENELKIISSYDQKISKDILDYYDRLWTNRDGEFTLPYDDHKNEKLMNDLLFRFIEINGFGVF from the coding sequence ATGAATAAAAAAATTATTTTTTCATTTGCATTTTTATTATTAGGAACTTTTTCATGTACTTCACTTTCAAAAGGGCTTTCATCAAAAAGTGAAATTTATAATGCAGATAATGTTGACTTTTATTATGATTTAACATATAAAAAAAATGGAGAAACACATTATGAAAGACAGATATGGGAACAGGCTTATGATATTTTAGATAAAGCTCAGGATTTTTTCCTGATGGACATTTTTGTGTTTAACGATTTTGTTGGAAAAGGTGTTAAGGAAAAGTTAGAGCCGTTGCCGATTGCAGAAGAATTTGCACAGAAAATATTGGAAAAGAGGGAGAAGGATCCGAATGTGGAAATTTATTTGATACTTGATGAAAGCAATACATTTTATGGGGCATTTGACAATAAGACTCATAAGAAGCTCGAGAAAGCTGGCGTCAAGATTGGATATGTGGATTTGACAAAGTTAAGAGATCCGGCACTAGTTTATTCAGTTCCGTGGCGTTTGTTTATCCAGCCTTTCGGAAACCCAAAAAATCGTGGAAAAACTAAAAACCCATTTTACGAAGGGACTGACAAAATTACAATCCGTAGCCTTTTAAGGGCATTAAATGCAAAAGCCAATCATAGAAAGCTAATTATGAATGAAAATACCGCAATGCTGACATCAGCAAATCCACACGCAGAAGGTTCAAAGCATTCAAATGTGGCATTCAAGTTTTCATCTCCAGTAATAAAAGAAATTTACGAACAGGAGAAGCCTGTCGCTAAAATTACAAAAAAAGATGGAAGCTTAAAAAGAAAATTGCCTGAAAAGGACTTTAGCAAAATTCCATTTTCAGAAAATGATAAATTAAAATTACAATATTTTACAAATGGAGCCACCGCTAAAGATATTTCCGAAGAATTAAAAAACGCACAATTTGGAGAAAAGGTTATCATTGCCCAATTTTTTCTATCCGACAGAGGAATAATCAACGATATCAGAAAAGCTGCAAGACGCGGAGTAAAATTTGAAATAATCCTAAATAATTCAACTGCAGGACTTCCCAACAAAGCCGCTGCTGGAGAGCTTATGAAATACGCAAGAAAACACAATTACGACATAAATGTCAAATTTTACAACAAAGGCGAAGAAATGTACCACGTAAAAATGCTTTCCATCTTGAAAAATGATTATTTGATAACTTACGGCGGTTCGACAAATTTTACAAGAAGAAATATGAGAAATTTTAACCTTGAAAATGAATTAAAGATTATATCGTCATATGATCAAAAAATTTCTAAGGATATTTTAGACTATTATGACAGGCTGTGGACAAATCGGGATGGCGAATTTACTTTGCCATATGATGATCATAAAAATGAAAAATTGATGAACGATTTATTGTTTAGATTTATTGAAATTAATGGATTTGGAGTATTTTAA